The following are encoded together in the Syngnathus scovelli strain Florida chromosome 12, RoL_Ssco_1.2, whole genome shotgun sequence genome:
- the cox20 gene encoding cytochrome c oxidase assembly protein COX20, mitochondrial isoform X1 translates to MPQDEQATSNQRGYRLLGILDVEKTPCAREAVLHGAIASSAVGLLHFLATSHVKRSFDVGAGGFLLATFASWCYCRAGNARQRAQQRIIRRGIENKMVYQGTPVDPTRPPHKPPRDPSDEIGADGGKEQRGRPRRAESRRDNGYG, encoded by the exons ATGCCACAAGACGAACAAGCGACGAGCAACCAAAGG GGCTACCGTCTGCTGGGCATCTTGGACGTGGAGAAGACGCCCTGTGCCCGGGAGGCGGTCCTTCACGGCGCCATTGCATCATCGGCCGTCGGCCTGCTGCACTTTTTGGCCACCA GTCACGTGAAGCGGTCGTTCGATGTAGGCGCGGGAGGCTTCTTGCTCGCCACTTTTGCTTCCTG GTGCTACTGCCGCGCTGGCAACGCCAGGCAGCGAGCGCAGCAGAGGATCATCCGGCGTGGCATCGAGAACAAAATGGTCTACCAGGGGACCCCCGTGGACCCCACGCGTCCCCCTCACAAGCCGCCCCGGGACCCTTCTGACGAGATTGGCGCTGATG GTGGAAAGGAACAACGTGGTCGTCCTCGGCGTGCAGAATCAAGACGGGACAACGGATATGGTTGA
- the cox20 gene encoding cytochrome c oxidase assembly protein COX20, mitochondrial isoform X2, with protein MPQDEQATSNQRGYRLLGILDVEKTPCAREAVLHGAIASSAVGLLHFLATSHVKRSFDVGAGGFLLATFASWCYCRAGNARQRAQQRIIRRGIENKMVYQGTPVDPTRPPHKPPRDPSDEIGADGK; from the exons ATGCCACAAGACGAACAAGCGACGAGCAACCAAAGG GGCTACCGTCTGCTGGGCATCTTGGACGTGGAGAAGACGCCCTGTGCCCGGGAGGCGGTCCTTCACGGCGCCATTGCATCATCGGCCGTCGGCCTGCTGCACTTTTTGGCCACCA GTCACGTGAAGCGGTCGTTCGATGTAGGCGCGGGAGGCTTCTTGCTCGCCACTTTTGCTTCCTG GTGCTACTGCCGCGCTGGCAACGCCAGGCAGCGAGCGCAGCAGAGGATCATCCGGCGTGGCATCGAGAACAAAATGGTCTACCAGGGGACCCCCGTGGACCCCACGCGTCCCCCTCACAAGCCGCCCCGGGACCCTTCTGACGAGATTGGCGCTGATGGCAAGTGA